The Saprospiraceae bacterium genome includes a window with the following:
- a CDS encoding PorT family protein yields MLKFFISAILLLSLFVANIQAQSLSIGPVVGANFSTVSNVPENKTITGLAIGGFLNYSVNEHVGINAKVLFSQLGTALENSEFTNRLNYIQIPLTGVYFFGSAGDRFRPKVFAGPYLGFLMSAKDNNGNELLNTDGSDFFKKIDFGGIIGVGFNYLLKSRTWLNVDAGYSGSFASISEFGTADYKNTNIGISVGVSFPIGTE; encoded by the coding sequence ATGTTAAAATTTTTTATTTCTGCAATTTTATTGCTCAGTCTTTTTGTCGCTAATATTCAGGCTCAATCACTATCCATTGGTCCGGTAGTCGGTGCAAATTTTTCGACGGTCTCCAATGTTCCTGAGAATAAAACCATTACTGGTCTTGCGATCGGTGGATTTCTCAATTACAGTGTGAACGAACATGTGGGTATAAACGCTAAAGTATTGTTTTCTCAATTAGGAACAGCCTTGGAAAATTCTGAATTTACAAATCGTTTGAATTACATCCAGATTCCCTTGACAGGTGTTTACTTTTTTGGAAGTGCAGGTGACAGGTTCAGACCTAAAGTCTTTGCAGGCCCTTATTTAGGCTTTCTGATGAGTGCCAAGGACAATAATGGTAATGAACTATTAAACACGGATGGATCAGATTTCTTCAAAAAAATAGATTTTGGTGGAATTATCGGAGTAGGTTTTAACTATCTTTTGAAATCACGTACATGGTTAAATGTGGATGCTGGATATTCAGGAAGTTTTGCAAGCATTTCAGAATTTGGCACAGCTGATTACAAGAATACTAACATTGGTATTTCTGTAGGTGTCAGCTTTCCAATAGGAACTGAATAA
- a CDS encoding DNA gyrase/topoisomerase IV subunit A, whose protein sequence is MSDQFEHPNNPSDTNSNGDLVTLGGMYKDYFLDYASYVILERAVPHINDGLKPVQRRILHAMKEMDDGRYNKVANIIGQTMQYHPHGDAAIGDALVNLGQKDLLIDCQGNWGDVRTGDSAAAPRYIEARLTKFALEVLFNPQTTDWQLTYDGRKKEPITLPVKFPLVLSQGVEGIAVGLSTKILPHNFIELIKASIKILEGKKVKIYPDFQLGGMIDVAEYQDGKRGGRVKIRAKIKQLDKSTLAITELPFGVNTNTLIESILKANEKGQIKIKKVTDNTAKDVEIQLELIPGISPDVTMDALYAFTDCEVAYSPNACVIVDNKPMFLSVLEILEISTFQTKELLRKELEIKKAELEEKWHSASLEKIFIENRIYRDIEECESWAEVLTTIAIGLKKYVATPSDPLTPGDNRLMMLRDISEDDIIRLTEIKIKRISKYNTFKADEMMANLLADLEQVKFDLEHLTDFAIKYFEKLLEKYGKGRERKTEITNFEIIEIKEVVANNAKLYVDRKEGFIGMGLKKEEFVSDCSDIADIIAFTRDGKFKVVRISDKVFVGKDIIHTAVWLKSDDRTTYNLIYLDSTSGKAYAKRFNVTAITRDKEYDLTQGNKGSKILYFTSNPNGESEIVNIQLSQSSSAKKKMFDFDFADLAIKGRSSQGNVVTKYPVRKITQVSVGKSSLGAMQIWMDEVSGKLNQDERGKYLGAFDTGSRLLSIYKDGTYEVNELDLNKKYDVNNIIEIGNFSDDTIISAVYYEGEKGQTMVKRFKIDTSTLDQKFSFITDHQASKVYFASMANEPLVRYSYKIGNSKEEKEINLQQFIEVKGWKAMGNKLTEYKLLKVEKIITEGITELPDNQSSKMRNTTEESDDADKTSETPESTIPNPKSDNQSNADKPLKPGDTIEFDFN, encoded by the coding sequence ATGAGTGATCAATTCGAACATCCTAATAATCCATCTGACACCAATTCCAATGGCGACCTGGTCACATTAGGAGGTATGTACAAAGATTATTTCCTGGATTATGCATCTTACGTAATTCTGGAACGTGCAGTCCCGCATATCAATGATGGTCTGAAGCCGGTTCAACGGCGTATTCTGCATGCGATGAAGGAAATGGATGATGGCCGATATAATAAGGTAGCAAATATAATTGGTCAGACTATGCAGTATCACCCACATGGGGATGCAGCCATAGGAGACGCATTGGTCAATCTGGGTCAAAAGGACCTACTTATAGATTGTCAGGGAAACTGGGGAGATGTACGTACGGGAGATTCTGCAGCTGCTCCAAGATATATTGAAGCCAGACTAACAAAATTCGCACTTGAAGTGCTTTTCAATCCCCAGACAACAGATTGGCAACTAACTTACGATGGTAGAAAAAAAGAACCGATTACCCTACCTGTTAAATTTCCATTGGTGCTTTCTCAAGGTGTGGAAGGAATTGCTGTTGGACTTTCAACCAAAATTCTCCCGCATAATTTCATTGAACTCATCAAAGCATCCATCAAAATACTGGAAGGTAAAAAAGTAAAAATTTATCCTGATTTTCAGTTGGGTGGTATGATAGATGTCGCGGAGTATCAGGATGGAAAACGAGGAGGGCGTGTAAAAATAAGAGCTAAAATTAAACAACTTGATAAAAGCACTTTAGCAATTACGGAGTTACCTTTTGGTGTCAACACCAATACATTGATTGAATCTATTTTAAAAGCCAATGAAAAAGGTCAGATTAAAATCAAAAAAGTTACAGACAATACTGCCAAAGATGTAGAGATACAATTAGAACTTATACCGGGTATTTCACCGGATGTCACAATGGATGCCCTTTACGCTTTTACAGATTGCGAAGTTGCTTACTCTCCGAATGCATGCGTTATTGTTGATAATAAACCAATGTTTCTTTCTGTATTGGAAATACTGGAAATTTCCACTTTTCAGACGAAAGAACTTCTTCGCAAGGAACTGGAAATCAAAAAAGCTGAACTTGAAGAAAAATGGCATTCAGCCAGTCTCGAAAAAATATTTATCGAAAACAGGATATATCGGGATATAGAAGAATGTGAAAGCTGGGCAGAAGTATTGACCACTATAGCAATCGGGCTTAAAAAGTATGTTGCGACACCCTCTGATCCGCTCACACCCGGCGATAACAGATTGATGATGCTAAGAGATATTTCTGAAGATGATATCATCAGACTGACAGAAATCAAGATAAAACGTATTTCTAAATACAATACTTTTAAGGCAGATGAGATGATGGCAAATCTTCTCGCAGATCTGGAACAGGTAAAATTTGATCTCGAGCATCTTACAGACTTTGCTATCAAATATTTTGAAAAATTGCTGGAAAAATACGGTAAAGGACGGGAGAGAAAAACAGAAATAACCAATTTTGAAATCATTGAAATAAAAGAAGTCGTAGCCAATAATGCCAAACTTTATGTGGACAGAAAAGAAGGCTTTATCGGCATGGGGCTTAAAAAGGAAGAATTTGTAAGTGATTGTTCGGATATTGCCGACATTATCGCATTTACCAGAGACGGAAAATTTAAGGTAGTCCGAATATCAGACAAGGTTTTTGTCGGTAAAGATATCATACATACGGCTGTATGGCTAAAATCTGATGATCGGACGACTTATAATCTGATTTATCTGGATAGTACTTCCGGAAAAGCATATGCTAAAAGATTTAATGTCACTGCTATAACCCGCGATAAAGAATATGATTTAACACAAGGTAATAAAGGTTCTAAAATTCTTTATTTCACAAGTAATCCTAATGGCGAATCAGAAATCGTAAACATACAACTGTCACAATCATCATCTGCAAAAAAGAAGATGTTTGATTTCGATTTTGCAGATCTGGCTATCAAAGGACGTTCATCACAAGGCAATGTTGTCACAAAGTATCCGGTACGAAAAATCACCCAGGTTTCAGTGGGTAAATCTTCTTTAGGAGCCATGCAGATCTGGATGGATGAAGTGAGCGGCAAATTAAATCAGGATGAACGTGGTAAATATCTCGGAGCTTTTGATACCGGCAGCAGACTTTTGTCCATTTATAAAGATGGTACTTATGAGGTAAACGAATTGGATCTTAATAAAAAATATGATGTCAACAACATTATAGAAATAGGTAACTTCTCAGACGATACCATAATCAGTGCAGTTTATTATGAAGGCGAGAAAGGTCAGACGATGGTTAAAAGATTTAAAATAGATACTTCCACTTTAGACCAAAAATTCAGTTTCATTACGGACCACCAGGCTTCTAAAGTTTATTTTGCAAGCATGGCCAATGAACCACTCGTCAGATATAGCTATAAGATAGGTAATAGTAAAGAAGAAAAAGAAATTAATCTACAGCAATTCATTGAGGTAAAAGGATGGAAAGCGATGGGTAATAAGCTTACTGAGTATAAACTCTTAAAAGTTGAAAAAATTATAACAGAAGGTATTACTGAACTTCCGGATAATCAATCTTCTAAAATGCGAAATACTACTGAAGAATCTGATGATGCGGATAAAACTTCAGAAACACCTGAATCCACCATTCCAAATCCAAAATCAGACAATCAATCAAATGCCGACAAGCCCTTAAAACCAGGGGATACTATTGAATTTGATTTCAACTAA
- a CDS encoding YceI family protein gives MKNFVLTAMMLIIFIAQISAQKYFTKTGNISFYSNTPMEKIEGHSKSASCVLDMSTGKMEFAVLVKGFQFEKALMQEHFNENYMESTKFPKAVFKGQIADHSSIDIAKNGKYNVKVAGQLTIHGVMKDITTDAVINVNNGKLESSATFNVDVADFGISIPSLVKDNIAKSIKIAVNSNLEPLKM, from the coding sequence ATGAAAAATTTTGTTTTAACAGCTATGATGCTGATAATTTTTATCGCACAAATTTCTGCACAAAAATATTTTACCAAAACAGGTAATATTTCTTTCTATTCAAATACTCCAATGGAAAAAATTGAAGGACACAGTAAGTCTGCGAGTTGCGTTTTGGATATGTCAACCGGAAAAATGGAATTTGCCGTATTGGTTAAGGGATTTCAGTTTGAAAAAGCACTCATGCAGGAACATTTTAATGAAAATTATATGGAAAGCACCAAATTTCCCAAAGCAGTATTTAAAGGACAGATTGCCGATCATAGTTCCATAGATATTGCCAAAAACGGAAAGTATAATGTAAAGGTAGCTGGCCAGCTCACTATTCATGGAGTCATGAAAGATATCACAACGGATGCGGTTATCAATGTAAATAATGGCAAACTTGAATCTTCAGCCACCTTTAATGTAGATGTGGCAGATTTTGGGATAAGTATTCCTTCATTAGTGAAAGATAATATTGCAAAAAGCATTAAAATTGCGGTTAATTCAAATCTTGAGCCTTTAAAAATGTAA
- a CDS encoding TRAP transporter large permease subunit produces the protein MEYIALILFISIFALIMFGYPVAFTLAGLSVLVGIVYVPDFLDFLPLRIMGVIQNYVLLAVPLFIYMGLVLEKSGIAEELLRSMAVLFGKVKGGLALSVVAVGTLLAASTGIVGATVITMGLISLPVMLKKNYDVGLATGTIASAGTLGQIIPPSVVLVLLGSVLNVSVGDLFKAALIPGLILVAAYLIYIYLFARLYPHKAPALPKEEIDAFRKTDFYKKILKAFLFPLILIIAVLGAIIAGLASPTEAAAVGAMGAMLLSWWQGKLNMKLIKEVASETSHLTSMVFMILIGATTFALVFRGLGGDNAVVELIERSNLSAGYFLVLVMILVFVAGFFIDFIEIVFIIVPVVAPIFIKMGIDPLWAGILLALNLQTSFLTPPFGFALFYLKGVAPPEVKTTDIYRGVVPFLLIQLCVLILVGLFPNLAKI, from the coding sequence ATGGAATATATAGCCCTCATATTATTTATATCCATTTTTGCTCTGATCATGTTTGGGTATCCGGTAGCATTTACTTTGGCAGGATTGTCTGTTTTAGTGGGAATAGTTTACGTACCGGATTTTTTAGACTTCCTTCCTCTTAGAATTATGGGGGTGATTCAAAATTATGTGTTGTTGGCTGTGCCCCTGTTTATTTATATGGGATTAGTGTTGGAAAAATCCGGCATAGCAGAAGAATTATTAAGATCGATGGCCGTGCTATTTGGTAAAGTAAAGGGAGGATTGGCACTTTCTGTTGTAGCTGTTGGTACTTTACTCGCCGCATCGACCGGAATTGTAGGAGCAACTGTCATAACAATGGGTCTCATAAGTTTGCCGGTGATGCTCAAAAAGAATTATGATGTTGGTTTAGCAACAGGCACTATTGCTTCAGCAGGTACATTGGGTCAGATTATACCACCTTCTGTCGTGTTAGTATTGCTCGGCAGTGTGCTGAATGTATCCGTCGGTGATTTATTTAAAGCTGCTTTGATTCCCGGCTTGATATTGGTCGCAGCGTATCTGATTTATATTTATTTATTTGCACGGCTTTATCCCCATAAAGCACCTGCTTTGCCCAAGGAAGAAATAGATGCTTTTCGCAAAACAGATTTTTACAAAAAAATATTAAAAGCATTTCTTTTCCCTCTCATTCTGATAATTGCTGTGTTGGGAGCAATTATTGCTGGATTAGCTTCTCCCACTGAAGCAGCTGCTGTTGGTGCTATGGGTGCAATGTTACTCAGTTGGTGGCAGGGAAAATTAAATATGAAACTAATTAAAGAAGTTGCTTCTGAAACTTCTCATCTGACGAGTATGGTTTTTATGATATTGATAGGAGCGACTACATTTGCCTTGGTTTTCAGAGGATTGGGAGGAGATAACGCTGTAGTGGAACTTATTGAACGAAGTAATTTATCCGCAGGGTATTTTCTGGTTCTGGTAATGATCCTTGTATTTGTAGCGGGATTCTTTATTGATTTTATAGAAATCGTCTTTATAATTGTTCCTGTCGTGGCACCTATCTTTATAAAAATGGGAATAGATCCTTTATGGGCTGGAATTCTATTGGCTTTAAATCTTCAGACATCATTTCTGACTCCGCCTTTTGGCTTTGCATTATTTTATCTGAAAGGGGTCGCACCACCAGAAGTAAAAACTACAGATATTTACAGAGGCGTAGTCCCTTTTCTATTAATCCAATTGTGTGTATTGATTTTAGTCGGACTCTTTCCAAATCTGGCAAAAATTTAG
- a CDS encoding YceI family protein has protein sequence MARILIIVVFCVNHLISQDKSLSLTGNVLFVSDAPLEIIKAKSEKMQGVIQLKEQKFAFSVPIKSFEGFNGPLQREHFNENYLESNIFPTATYTGKLLDSIDVTTDGSYTVRTKGKLTIHGITKERILKHKITVQKGILTITSEFTVLLSDHNITIPKIVFNKIAEEIKVSLEATCKIN, from the coding sequence ATGGCAAGAATATTGATAATAGTAGTTTTTTGTGTAAACCATCTGATCTCACAGGATAAATCATTATCCCTAACAGGAAATGTGCTGTTTGTATCTGATGCGCCACTGGAAATCATCAAAGCGAAATCGGAAAAAATGCAGGGAGTCATCCAACTGAAAGAACAGAAATTTGCTTTTTCAGTTCCCATCAAAAGTTTTGAAGGATTTAACGGACCGCTTCAGAGAGAACATTTTAATGAAAATTATTTAGAATCCAATATATTCCCGACAGCCACTTATACCGGAAAACTTCTGGATTCTATTGATGTCACCACAGATGGCAGTTATACTGTCCGAACCAAAGGTAAGCTCACTATACACGGGATTACAAAAGAAAGAATCCTGAAACATAAAATTACTGTCCAAAAAGGAATATTAACGATTACGTCGGAGTTTACAGTGTTACTCTCAGACCACAATATCACCATTCCGAAAATTGTTTTCAATAAAATAGCAGAAGAGATCAAAGTCTCATTGGAAGCCACATGCAAAATCAATTAG
- a CDS encoding OmpA family protein translates to MTKRINYLLFSALFLVTFINAQDDAFTKAVITDEMTVDPEQNKNWRMGKAEYSAKPKNAWELGVHLGHYMIDGDVDRLFPAGYGFGLHLRKSIHYVFSVRADFMYGVTKGIDPQLWSHRSRGGGLVENVFDPYENQDGWFPAYKTQYGYLALQGVLNIGNLLFHKERNKWNWYTAIGVGLSSHKANLDLLGADNQPYAGLSSLTGDFDTRAGRKTIVNNIKDRYDGDYETAGWKKAGIFRLGDETNVHAVFTASMGISRKLSKRVNLGIEHQVMLSDNDALDGIRFRTEADQTNNNDIGHYTNLRLGINLGSFDKVTEPLYWLNPISAQMNDIAELKQRPILDLTDSDGDGVIDMLDQEPDTPAGAPVDTRGIALDSDGDGIADYKDKEPYSPPGYPVNSDGVADVKCCITMDEVNKSIDMKLAAKKTDCGKWFLPMIHFDLDKHTIKPEFYGHLHHVANVMKMCPDVCVTVDGHTDIRSSNAYNQALSYNRAEAAVNYLVSTYGLDRSRFKIMYGGEESPLAPKSRSDKEHYMNRRVEFRVCAPDDKEMARPEGTSTTGTGVKSTGTSKVRGDKNSGY, encoded by the coding sequence ATGACAAAAAGAATTAATTACCTACTTTTTTCAGCATTGTTTTTAGTGACATTTATAAATGCGCAGGACGATGCTTTTACAAAAGCTGTGATAACAGACGAAATGACCGTTGATCCGGAACAGAATAAAAACTGGAGAATGGGGAAGGCAGAATATTCCGCAAAGCCCAAAAATGCGTGGGAGTTAGGAGTTCATTTAGGTCATTACATGATTGATGGAGACGTGGATAGATTATTTCCAGCGGGATATGGATTTGGACTGCATTTGAGAAAATCCATTCATTATGTATTTTCTGTCAGAGCAGATTTTATGTATGGTGTTACTAAAGGTATTGATCCACAGCTTTGGTCTCACAGATCAAGAGGTGGTGGGTTAGTTGAAAATGTTTTTGATCCATATGAAAATCAGGATGGATGGTTTCCTGCCTACAAAACACAATACGGTTATCTTGCATTACAAGGTGTGTTAAATATCGGAAATTTATTGTTTCACAAAGAGAGAAATAAGTGGAACTGGTATACTGCCATTGGAGTTGGGTTAAGTTCACATAAAGCAAATCTGGATCTTTTAGGTGCTGATAATCAACCTTACGCAGGATTGAGTTCTTTAACAGGAGATTTTGATACAAGAGCCGGCAGAAAAACGATAGTTAATAATATCAAAGATAGATATGATGGTGATTATGAAACTGCCGGATGGAAAAAAGCCGGAATTTTCAGACTGGGTGACGAAACAAATGTGCATGCAGTATTTACTGCATCTATGGGTATTTCAAGAAAATTGAGCAAAAGGGTAAATTTGGGTATAGAACATCAGGTTATGTTATCTGACAATGACGCATTGGATGGTATACGTTTCAGGACAGAAGCAGATCAGACAAATAATAATGATATCGGACATTATACAAACCTGCGATTAGGAATTAATCTGGGTAGTTTTGATAAGGTAACTGAACCTTTGTATTGGTTAAACCCAATAAGTGCTCAAATGAATGATATCGCAGAATTGAAACAAAGGCCAATTCTTGACCTTACTGACAGTGACGGTGACGGTGTTATCGATATGTTGGATCAGGAACCTGATACTCCTGCAGGAGCACCGGTTGATACTCGAGGTATAGCATTAGATAGTGATGGTGATGGTATAGCAGATTATAAAGATAAAGAACCTTATTCACCACCCGGATATCCTGTTAATTCAGATGGCGTTGCGGATGTAAAATGTTGTATTACTATGGATGAAGTAAATAAATCCATAGATATGAAGCTTGCAGCAAAGAAAACAGATTGTGGTAAATGGTTTTTACCTATGATCCACTTTGATTTAGATAAACATACCATCAAGCCGGAATTTTATGGTCATCTTCACCATGTAGCAAACGTCATGAAAATGTGTCCTGATGTTTGTGTAACAGTGGATGGACATACAGATATCAGAAGTTCAAACGCTTACAATCAGGCTCTATCTTACAATAGAGCTGAGGCGGCTGTTAACTATTTGGTAAGTACATATGGTTTAGACAGAAGCAGATTTAAAATTATGTATGGTGGAGAAGAATCCCCGCTTGCACCTAAATCAAGATCTGATAAAGAGCACTATATGAACAGAAGAGTTGAATTCAGAGTTTGTGCTCCGGATGACAAAGAAATGGCAAGACCTGAAGGTACAAGTACAACAGGTACTGGTGTGAAATCTACAGGAACTTCCAAAGTGAGAGGAGATAAAAATTCAGGATACTAA
- a CDS encoding PorT family protein, with the protein MRTIKTFFNIAVIMLLTLNINAQVTIGVKAGVNVADTEISGFIPSVTPEAHTNTGYTFGIVAEIPIEGSFSFRPELNLVQKGFSIRESMSTEIIGIPIPLGGRVNTRLNYIEMPLLLKYRYGNEKAGLYAIAGPGLGYATSGHIQPFATVIVDIRLPRVELDLSSDTYNRLEFTGHAGIGGELTVGNSGKIFSDVRYSYGFNNVLNDPIVNTKFKNQGLNISVGYAYKF; encoded by the coding sequence ATGAGAACCATTAAAACTTTCTTCAACATTGCAGTGATTATGTTGCTTACTTTAAATATAAATGCGCAGGTAACCATCGGAGTAAAAGCAGGTGTTAATGTTGCTGACACTGAAATATCCGGTTTTATCCCTTCTGTTACTCCGGAAGCGCACACAAATACAGGATATACTTTTGGCATAGTGGCGGAAATACCGATTGAAGGGAGTTTCTCTTTCAGACCGGAGTTGAACTTAGTTCAGAAAGGTTTTTCAATCAGAGAAAGCATGAGTACCGAAATTATTGGTATTCCAATTCCATTGGGAGGAAGAGTAAATACGAGACTCAACTATATTGAAATGCCACTATTGTTAAAATATAGATATGGAAATGAAAAAGCGGGGTTGTATGCGATTGCCGGACCTGGCTTAGGATATGCTACAAGTGGTCACATCCAACCTTTTGCAACAGTTATTGTGGATATAAGACTGCCAAGAGTAGAACTTGATCTGAGTTCAGATACTTACAACAGGTTGGAGTTTACAGGGCATGCAGGCATTGGAGGAGAATTGACTGTGGGTAATAGCGGTAAGATATTCAGTGATGTTAGATATAGTTATGGTTTTAATAATGTGTTGAATGATCCTATCGTCAATACAAAATTTAAGAATCAGGGATTAAACATATCTGTTGGGTATGCATATAAGTTCTGA
- a CDS encoding TRAP transporter small permease subunit: MNLIELNTKLISFTGKLSAWLNPLLVIIICIDVILRYIFNISSNWVIELEWHLFGLIFLWGSAYALQLDKHVRVDLFYAKMSEKNKNIIDILGSILFLIPWCIVGIITCFNYASNSFYIRENSPNPDGLPALYFIKYMIVFCFILLLLQGIVTAFEKINRLKKI, translated from the coding sequence ATGAATTTGATTGAACTTAATACAAAATTAATATCCTTTACAGGTAAACTTAGTGCCTGGTTAAATCCGTTGCTTGTCATAATCATCTGTATAGACGTAATTTTAAGATATATTTTTAATATTTCATCCAATTGGGTTATAGAACTGGAGTGGCATTTATTCGGTCTGATATTTTTATGGGGCAGTGCTTATGCATTACAATTAGACAAACACGTGCGGGTAGATCTTTTTTATGCTAAAATGTCAGAAAAAAATAAGAATATCATTGATATCCTGGGGAGTATATTGTTTCTGATACCCTGGTGTATTGTGGGTATTATTACTTGTTTCAACTATGCGTCCAACTCCTTTTACATTCGTGAAAATTCACCCAACCCTGATGGCTTGCCCGCGTTGTATTTTATTAAATACATGATTGTGTTTTGTTTTATACTATTGTTGTTGCAGGGAATTGTTACTGCTTTTGAAAAAATCAATAGACTCAAAAAAATCTAA